One window of Quercus robur chromosome 12, dhQueRobu3.1, whole genome shotgun sequence genomic DNA carries:
- the LOC126709539 gene encoding LOW QUALITY PROTEIN: probable receptor-like protein kinase At1g49730 (The sequence of the model RefSeq protein was modified relative to this genomic sequence to represent the inferred CDS: deleted 2 bases in 1 codon; substituted 1 base at 1 genomic stop codon) encodes MWLFGFSTSHPRNRWIIGAILLVVLLTIVLKKWAVYVEDQENKWSERERVSLCCPGVIRTYALQELKTATADFKFRIGVGATSFVYLAELGDGRFGAVKRVMEERGGSRKMFLDEVSVLLRISHPNLVGLLGFCLDKGEQLLLLEYIPNKSLFDKMHTYHGQSSGILTWSNRLNIALDIARALEYLHSQADPPIIHRDVKSSNILLVDNNHAKCXLLADFGLCKLGYGTEHGSQTPTSVKGSFGYIDTIYLSTGLVSPKSDLYGFGVLLLELITGLKSTQGSLTLVEWTEECRKSNDFEALARMLDPKLNDDANLEQLLSLISVANLALLENLEGRPDMSQIVDVILSSIEPQLQLELSV; translated from the exons ATGTGGCTCTTTGGTTTCTCCACCAGCCATCCAAGAAACCGATGGATAATCGGTGCTATTCTGCTGGTGGTTCTTCTAACCATAGTCTTAAAGAAGTGGGCAGTCTACGTAGAAGACCAAGAAAACAAATGgtcagaaagagagagagt TAGTTTGTGTTGCCCAGGTGTTATAAGGACATATGCGCTCCAAGAATTGAAAACGGCGACAGCGGATTTCAAGTTTCGAATCGGGGTCGGAGCCACTTCTTTCGTGTATCTTGCGGAGCTTGGAGACGGAAGATTTGGTGCAGTGAAGCGGGTGATGGAGGAGAGGGGTGGCAGCAGGAAGATGTTCTTGGATGAAGTTTCAGTTTTGCTAAGAATTTCTCATCCAAATTTGGTGGGCTTATTGGGCTTTTGCTTGGACAAAG GTGAACAACTTCTACTACTGGAGTACATCCCAAACAAGAGCCTTTTTGATAAAATGCACACATACCATGGCCAATCCTCAGGGATATTGACATGGTCTAACCGGTTGAACATTGCTCTTGACATTGCTCGAGCCCTTGAGTACCTTCACTCACAAGCCGACCCACCCATCATTCACAGAGATGTCAAGTCCTCTAACATTCTCTTAGTTGACAATAACCATGCCAAG TGCTGACTTCTTGCTGACTTTGGCCTTTGCAAGTTGGGCTATGGCACAGAACATGGCTCACAAACTCCAACTAGTGTAAAAGGTTCATTTGGTTACATTGACACTATTTATCTTAGTACAGGCCTAGTCTCGCCTAAGAGTGATCTTTATGGTTTTGGGGTCTTATTGCTTGAGTTAATAACGGGCCTGAAATCCACACAAGGCTCACTAACACTTGTGGAATGGACTGAGGAGTGCCGGAAGAGCAATGATTTTGAGGCCTTGGCTAGAATGTTGGATCCAAAACTAAATGATGATGCAAATTTAGAGCAACTACTATCTTTGATTAGTGTAGCCAACTTGGCCTTACTTGAGAATTTAGAAGGGAGACCTGATATGAGCCAgattgtggatgtgattttgaGTTCTATAGAACCCCAACTCCAATTAGAGCTGTCGGTATAA